From Syntrophobacterales bacterium, a single genomic window includes:
- a CDS encoding DUF853 domain-containing protein has product MNEPLIIAMSQGKEIALLPGMSNRHGLITGATGTGKTVTLQKMAESFASIGVPVFMADVKGDLAGIGAAGSASEKILKRLESIGIKEFKPRANTSVFWDVFGESGHQVRATVSDMGPLLLSRLLNLNETQAGFMLPLAGLMR; this is encoded by the coding sequence ATGAACGAACCTTTAATTATTGCAATGTCGCAGGGCAAAGAAATTGCCCTGCTGCCGGGCATGTCCAACCGGCACGGGCTCATTACCGGCGCCACCGGCACGGGTAAAACTGTCACGCTGCAAAAGATGGCCGAGTCTTTTGCCTCCATCGGCGTCCCGGTCTTTATGGCGGACGTCAAGGGTGACCTCGCCGGCATCGGCGCAGCGGGCAGTGCCTCCGAGAAAATCCTCAAGCGTTTGGAATCAATCGGCATTAAAGAATTTAAACCGCGCGCCAACACATCCGTGTTCTGGGATGTTTTCGGCGAATCCGGGCACCAGGTGCGGGCAACAGTATCCGATATGGGACCATTGCTTTTATCGCGACTATTGAATCTCAACGAGACGCAAGCCGGCTTTATGCTTCCGCTTGCAGGATTGATGCGATAA
- the cas2 gene encoding CRISPR-associated endonuclease Cas2: protein MLVLVSYDVATVAPAGQRRLHRVAKTCQNYGQRVQYSVFECIVDPAQWTVLRNKLIKEINPEEDSLRFYFLGSNWKHRIEHVGAKKSLDQEGPLIV, encoded by the coding sequence ATGCTTGTTCTTGTCAGCTATGATGTAGCAACGGTTGCCCCGGCCGGGCAGAGACGGTTGCATCGCGTGGCAAAGACTTGCCAGAATTATGGCCAGCGCGTGCAGTACTCTGTTTTTGAGTGCATTGTTGATCCTGCGCAGTGGACTGTACTGCGAAACAAACTGATCAAGGAGATCAATCCAGAGGAAGACAGCCTGCGTTTCTATTTTCTCGGGTCGAACTGGAAACACCGGATAGAACATGTTGGCGCAAAGAAATCGCTGGACCAGGAAGGTCCGTTGATAGTCTGA
- the cas1c gene encoding type I-C CRISPR-associated endonuclease Cas1c, with protein MKKYLNTLFVTTQGAYLAKEGETIVVKVEKEIRLRLPVHTIGGIVCFGNVSCSPFLMGFCAENGVGVSFLTEHGRFLARVQGPVSGNVLLRREQYRKADDMNVSAEIARAVLTGKIANSRTVLQRALRDHADKIAAEEVGFAVKRLSNQLEQLNKKRPLDEVRGCEGDAAHTYFGVFDHLIVVQKEAFSFQERNRRPPLDNVNALLSFIYTLLVHDVRSALEVVGLDPAVGFLHRDRPGRPSLALDMMEEFRSFLADRLALSLINLRQVQGKGFKKSESGAVLMTDDTRKTVLVAYQERKQEEIVHPFLDEKVTIGTLFHIQAMLMARYLRGDMDGYPPFIWK; from the coding sequence ATGAAGAAATACCTCAATACCCTGTTTGTCACAACCCAGGGCGCGTATCTCGCCAAAGAGGGTGAGACCATCGTTGTGAAGGTCGAGAAGGAAATTCGCCTTCGGCTTCCCGTTCATACGATCGGCGGGATTGTCTGTTTTGGAAATGTTTCGTGTAGCCCTTTTCTAATGGGATTTTGCGCGGAAAACGGCGTTGGCGTCAGTTTCCTGACTGAGCACGGGCGCTTTCTTGCGCGCGTTCAGGGGCCGGTTTCCGGAAATGTTCTCTTGCGGCGGGAGCAGTACCGAAAAGCCGATGACATGAACGTCTCCGCCGAAATTGCACGGGCAGTTCTGACCGGTAAGATTGCCAACAGCCGGACAGTCCTTCAACGTGCGCTTCGAGATCATGCGGACAAGATCGCTGCGGAAGAGGTTGGATTTGCCGTCAAGCGCCTGAGCAATCAACTGGAGCAGTTGAATAAAAAAAGGCCGCTGGATGAAGTCAGAGGTTGTGAGGGGGATGCGGCACATACCTACTTCGGCGTTTTCGATCATCTGATTGTGGTACAGAAAGAGGCTTTTTCATTTCAGGAGCGCAACCGCCGCCCGCCTCTGGACAATGTCAATGCCCTGCTTTCTTTTATTTATACGCTTCTTGTGCATGATGTCCGTTCGGCTTTGGAGGTGGTTGGACTCGATCCCGCGGTAGGATTTCTCCACCGGGATCGTCCGGGAAGACCAAGCTTGGCCCTCGATATGATGGAAGAATTTCGTTCGTTTCTGGCGGACCGGTTGGCCCTTTCGCTGATCAACCTGCGCCAGGTGCAGGGAAAGGGGTTTAAAAAAAGTGAGTCTGGGGCGGTATTGATGACGGACGATACCAGAAAGACAGTGCTGGTGGCTTATCAGGAGCGAAAGCAGGAGGAAATCGTGCATCCTTTTCTGGATGAAAAGGTCACGATAGGGACGCTTTTTCATATACAGGCAATGTTAATGGCAAGGTATTTACGGGGCGATATGGATGGTTACCCGCCATTTATATGGAAATAA
- a CDS encoding Fic family protein: MMTLKLFISSLDTIPVSTSWYLADISEAKGRQELYKKQSPQRLKSLKEHALIESAVSSNRIEGVEVDTKRIGTILFGKSLLQDRSEEEVRGYREALKLIHDSALTLPLTEDTCKKLHSQMRGEIWDAGKYKEKDSDIIETRHDGTSSIRFRTVPAVKTASSMNELIASWQECLRDTKIPPLVTMAAFNLDFLCIHPFRDGNGRVSRLLMLLMCYHLGMEVGRFISLERLIEQNKERYYETLKMSSEGWHEGRHNPWHYINFVCFVIKKAYEEFENRLSGSPQPKGEKTTIIHKAVESFSGNFSVADLQRECPGVGIDMIRRVLKDLQIQGAIECLGRGRNAKWNKREN, translated from the coding sequence ATGATGACTCTAAAATTGTTCATATCGAGTCTCGACACAATCCCGGTATCGACATCGTGGTATCTGGCCGATATAAGCGAGGCGAAGGGCAGACAGGAACTTTATAAAAAGCAGTCGCCGCAGAGGCTGAAATCCCTTAAAGAACATGCCCTTATTGAAAGCGCTGTTTCATCCAATCGTATTGAAGGCGTTGAAGTTGATACGAAGCGCATCGGTACGATTCTGTTTGGAAAATCCCTACTTCAAGACCGTTCCGAGGAAGAAGTGCGCGGCTATCGTGAGGCGCTCAAACTTATACATGATTCAGCGTTAACCTTGCCCCTCACGGAAGATACCTGCAAGAAACTTCACTCTCAGATGCGGGGAGAAATATGGGATGCCGGCAAATACAAGGAAAAAGACAGCGACATTATAGAAACACGCCATGACGGTACTTCCAGTATAAGGTTCCGAACCGTTCCGGCTGTGAAAACCGCATCGTCCATGAATGAACTGATAGCCTCGTGGCAGGAATGTCTGCGCGATACGAAAATTCCTCCCCTGGTGACAATGGCGGCATTCAATCTCGATTTTCTGTGCATACACCCATTCCGCGACGGAAATGGAAGGGTCTCAAGGTTGCTGATGCTTCTGATGTGCTATCATCTCGGAATGGAGGTCGGGCGGTTTATAAGCCTCGAACGTCTCATCGAACAGAACAAGGAACGATATTATGAAACATTGAAAATGAGTTCGGAGGGATGGCACGAAGGCAGGCATAACCCGTGGCATTATATAAATTTTGTTTGTTTCGTAATTAAAAAGGCTTATGAAGAATTCGAAAACAGATTGAGTGGATCTCCGCAGCCAAAGGGTGAGAAAACGACAATAATTCACAAGGCGGTTGAGAGTTTTAGCGGCAATTTCAGTGTCGCTGACCTGCAAAGAGAATGTCCTGGCGTCGGCATTGATATGATACGCAGGGTTCTTAAAGACCTTCAGATTCAAGGGGCTATTGAATGTCTTGGCCGTGGCAGGAACGCAAAATGGAACAAGCGAGAAAATTAG
- the cas4 gene encoding CRISPR-associated protein Cas4, whose translation MCKRMSENGFRGDSERELIPISALNQYAYCPRRCALIHIEQIWNENRFTAEGRIMHEHVHEENRAVRGEIRIDYGVSLRSLSLALIGKADVVEFHRQPDGSWLPFSVEYKRGKPKKDNSDKVQLCAQAICLEEMLSIKIPTGALFYGETRRRLDVFFDEPLRRETEEIARLVHELIAAGITPPPVYSKRCESCSLVAECMPKALQKDRSVKNYLALIRAAQ comes from the coding sequence ATGTGCAAACGGATGTCTGAAAATGGTTTCCGGGGGGATTCAGAGCGGGAATTGATTCCTATTTCCGCTCTGAATCAATATGCTTACTGCCCGCGGCGTTGCGCCTTAATCCATATTGAGCAAATATGGAATGAGAACAGGTTTACCGCCGAGGGACGAATCATGCACGAGCATGTGCATGAAGAAAACCGTGCCGTCAGGGGTGAGATCAGAATTGATTACGGGGTGTCTCTTCGTTCACTAAGCCTGGCTCTGATTGGAAAGGCTGATGTTGTGGAGTTTCACCGCCAGCCGGACGGCTCCTGGCTTCCTTTCTCGGTGGAATACAAGCGGGGAAAGCCTAAGAAGGATAATTCCGACAAGGTGCAGCTCTGCGCGCAGGCAATCTGTCTGGAAGAAATGCTCTCCATTAAAATTCCCACAGGGGCTCTCTTCTACGGCGAGACCAGACGTCGGCTTGATGTTTTTTTCGACGAGCCGCTACGCCGGGAAACAGAGGAAATTGCCCGCCTAGTACACGAGCTGATCGCCGCCGGGATAACGCCCCCGCCGGTTTATTCGAAGCGGTGCGAGAGCTGTTCGCTGGTGGCGGAATGTATGCCGAAGGCCCTGCAGAAAGACCGTTCGGTAAAAAATTATTTGGCACTGATCAGGGCAGCGCAATAG
- the cas7c gene encoding type I-C CRISPR-associated protein Cas7/Csd2, with product MNVQNRYEFLYLFDCENGNPNGDPDAGNSPRIDPEDMHGLVSDVALKRRVRNFIMERFENKSPNAIYVEHATNLNKPIALAHEKTNGAVPKESKSTKDQSLKARKWMCENFFDVRTFGAVLSTGANAGQVRGPVQFAFARSLDPIMPLDLSITRVAKTPTDREIKSDSSYQQHAEWEAKAPEDSLRTMGRKALIPYGLYVAKGFISANLAKGTGFSEDDLKNLWEALYNMYDHDRSASKGMMSCRGLYVFKHVGTDTNPEQKVRQAMLGCAPAHTLLDLGNVIDICKADETMSRDKETTPRIFAHYKVTISKDKIPAGVELWMWDDGIGALTNVQTDV from the coding sequence ATGAACGTTCAGAATCGCTACGAATTTCTTTATCTATTCGACTGTGAAAACGGCAACCCCAACGGCGACCCGGACGCTGGCAACAGTCCGCGCATAGACCCGGAGGACATGCACGGACTTGTCTCCGACGTAGCACTAAAACGGCGAGTGCGGAACTTCATCATGGAACGATTTGAGAATAAATCACCAAATGCCATCTATGTTGAACACGCTACCAATCTGAACAAGCCGATTGCTCTTGCACATGAAAAGACCAATGGTGCTGTGCCTAAAGAAAGCAAGTCAACAAAAGACCAGTCTCTCAAGGCTCGAAAATGGATGTGCGAAAACTTCTTTGATGTCAGAACGTTTGGGGCGGTTCTCAGCACCGGCGCAAATGCCGGACAGGTGCGCGGCCCGGTTCAGTTTGCGTTTGCCCGATCCCTCGATCCGATAATGCCACTTGACCTTTCCATTACCAGAGTTGCCAAAACGCCTACAGATAGGGAGATCAAGAGTGATTCCTCTTATCAGCAGCATGCTGAATGGGAGGCAAAGGCTCCGGAGGATTCTCTTCGCACGATGGGCCGTAAGGCATTGATACCTTATGGTCTCTATGTGGCCAAAGGCTTCATAAGCGCCAACCTTGCCAAAGGAACCGGCTTTTCCGAAGACGATCTCAAAAATCTCTGGGAAGCACTTTACAACATGTACGATCACGACCGTTCCGCCAGCAAAGGAATGATGTCCTGCCGAGGGCTATATGTGTTCAAACATGTGGGTACCGATACCAATCCTGAGCAGAAAGTTAGACAGGCTATGCTCGGGTGCGCGCCAGCTCATACACTTCTGGATCTCGGGAACGTGATAGATATTTGCAAAGCTGATGAAACAATGAGCAGGGACAAAGAGACAACCCCCCGCATATTTGCTCATTATAAAGTAACGATAAGCAAAGATAAAATCCCTGCTGGTGTTGAACTGTGGATGTGGGATGACGGCATAGGTGCTTTAACCAATGTGCAAACGGATGTCTGA
- the cas8c gene encoding type I-C CRISPR-associated protein Cas8c/Csd1, with translation MLHHVADFATKNISTLQPGFGPKRVKWRVDISNRGTAVVQPYGSDDGGELEKCPEYPSNLLQGGGRCHFLVETLQVMLLLLDKKDDKEKYHAKNQYFVELLKMAAEVAPELLMAAHFLNDSEKVELLREHLVRQGAKPTDKAFFTIAGLDPLKHLPCLTWWSDFRNSLTNEGKGTASMLCFLSGENVNPEATHPKISGLKTVGGRGQDILIGFDKKAFESFRLEQSANCSMSEGAVNSYSKGLNFLIANHSRMLAGAKVVHWFKEAVRTENDPLAFLFEPPEQTEAAAQSTAGKILGSLRTGERPIPANNRYFAMTVSGAAGRVMVRDWMEGSFEELVARIGQWFSDLEIVARNGGKLAPDPKFMAVCGAIVRDLKDLPAPTATTLWRVALAELPIPQPFIAQALARFRTDLIDDKPFNHARMGLIKAYFIRKGGNHGMSAYLNKEHPEPAYHCGRILAMLASLQRAALGDVGAGVVQRYYVAASQTPGLTIGRLMGNAKNHLGKVASERPKLAFRYEEQIAEVMSSIKDYIPRTLDLEQQTIFALGYYQQIAANRAGKNNDANESSKGEIQ, from the coding sequence ATGCTGCATCATGTGGCTGACTTTGCTACGAAAAATATATCAACTTTACAACCTGGTTTCGGGCCGAAAAGGGTAAAATGGAGGGTTGACATTAGTAATAGAGGGACCGCTGTTGTCCAACCCTATGGCAGTGATGATGGTGGTGAACTGGAAAAGTGCCCTGAATACCCATCGAACCTTCTCCAGGGCGGAGGACGATGTCATTTCCTGGTAGAAACATTACAGGTAATGCTTTTGCTGCTCGATAAGAAGGATGACAAAGAAAAGTATCACGCGAAAAACCAGTATTTTGTTGAATTACTGAAGATGGCTGCCGAGGTAGCTCCTGAGTTGCTTATGGCAGCACATTTTTTAAACGATTCAGAAAAAGTTGAGTTGTTAAGGGAACATCTTGTCAGACAAGGGGCCAAGCCAACCGATAAGGCTTTTTTCACAATTGCTGGCCTGGACCCCCTCAAGCATCTTCCCTGTCTTACATGGTGGTCAGATTTCCGTAATTCTCTGACAAATGAAGGGAAAGGCACTGCGAGCATGCTCTGCTTTTTAAGCGGAGAGAATGTCAACCCCGAAGCAACTCATCCTAAAATTTCCGGCCTTAAAACTGTAGGAGGGAGAGGTCAGGATATTCTGATTGGGTTTGACAAGAAAGCTTTCGAATCATTCCGGCTTGAACAGTCGGCGAACTGCTCCATGTCTGAAGGTGCAGTGAATAGTTATTCAAAGGGGCTTAACTTCCTCATTGCCAACCACTCAAGAATGTTGGCTGGTGCAAAAGTTGTCCACTGGTTCAAGGAAGCTGTCAGGACTGAGAACGACCCGTTGGCGTTTCTGTTTGAGCCACCTGAACAGACTGAAGCGGCGGCACAGAGCACAGCCGGAAAGATCCTCGGCTCCCTGCGTACCGGAGAGCGACCGATCCCGGCCAATAACCGTTACTTTGCCATGACAGTATCGGGCGCGGCCGGACGGGTTATGGTGCGTGACTGGATGGAGGGGAGTTTTGAGGAACTGGTTGCCAGAATCGGACAATGGTTCTCCGACCTGGAGATTGTTGCCCGAAACGGCGGCAAACTTGCCCCTGATCCGAAATTTATGGCGGTGTGCGGTGCAATCGTACGAGATTTAAAAGACCTTCCTGCGCCAACGGCAACAACGCTTTGGCGTGTCGCCCTGGCCGAGTTGCCGATTCCCCAGCCGTTCATCGCCCAGGCACTGGCCCGTTTCCGCACTGACCTTATTGACGACAAACCGTTCAACCATGCCCGTATGGGTTTAATCAAAGCATACTTCATTCGCAAAGGAGGAAATCACGGTATGAGTGCCTATCTGAACAAAGAACACCCCGAACCCGCGTACCATTGTGGGCGTATCCTGGCAATGCTGGCGAGCCTGCAAAGGGCGGCGTTGGGGGATGTCGGTGCCGGTGTCGTGCAACGCTACTATGTGGCGGCCAGCCAGACGCCGGGTCTTACAATTGGCCGTCTGATGGGAAACGCGAAAAACCATCTTGGCAAAGTCGCGTCGGAAAGGCCAAAGCTTGCTTTCCGGTACGAAGAGCAGATTGCCGAAGTCATGAGCAGTATTAAAGACTACATTCCAAGGACACTTGACCTTGAACAACAGACCATCTTTGCGCTCGGCTATTACCAGCAGATTGCCGCCAATCGGGCTGGGAAGAATAACGACGCCAACGAATCCAGCAAAGGAGAAATACAATGA
- the cas5c gene encoding type I-C CRISPR-associated protein Cas5c has translation MKVERFSYPIITPSAARGIFDAIYWEGIRDDNGIRPYFHWQVERIEILEMPRYIALRRNEVKDKVPSDRTIKAWMEGREQPVPLWADGGKDELGTDQKGRTQRQTMALKNVRYLMTARIISKPKFSASDQIAKFDSIFERRAKQGKCFQQPFFGCSEFPAFFEYVHASDLSSKQAIPFDQHIGWMLYDVFDLRRDVVRDDEPFITLFDATVKGGVLAVPPFESEKVRKPERGRS, from the coding sequence ATGAAGGTTGAACGATTCAGCTACCCCATTATCACGCCGTCCGCCGCACGGGGGATCTTTGATGCTATCTACTGGGAAGGAATTCGTGACGATAATGGCATACGTCCCTATTTCCACTGGCAGGTAGAACGGATCGAAATCCTTGAGATGCCCCGCTACATCGCCCTGCGACGAAATGAGGTCAAGGACAAAGTACCGTCAGACAGGACCATCAAGGCTTGGATGGAAGGGCGCGAACAGCCGGTACCTCTTTGGGCTGATGGCGGTAAGGATGAGTTGGGCACCGACCAGAAAGGTAGAACACAGCGACAAACTATGGCGCTGAAAAATGTCCGTTACCTCATGACCGCTCGGATCATCTCGAAACCGAAGTTTTCTGCCTCGGATCAAATTGCCAAGTTCGATAGCATATTCGAACGTCGTGCAAAACAAGGGAAGTGCTTCCAGCAGCCCTTCTTTGGTTGCAGCGAATTCCCGGCTTTCTTTGAATATGTACATGCCAGCGACTTATCGTCAAAGCAGGCGATTCCTTTTGATCAACACATTGGCTGGATGCTCTACGATGTCTTTGATTTACGGCGAGATGTCGTCCGGGACGATGAGCCATTCATCACCCTCTTCGATGCAACCGTGAAGGGGGGCGTTTTAGCGGTTCCACCCTTTGAGAGCGAAAAAGTTCGGAAACCGGAAAGGGGGAGAAGCTGA
- the cas3 gene encoding CRISPR-associated helicase Cas3': MTERFYAHSANTEGIKHPLADHLSEVSEKAKNFCGDVPWIDEAVLAGQLHDIGKYADLFQARLRGEVSGLDHWSLGAWIALKQHAVAAALAIQGHHVGLQQGGKSALSALNPETLDKHHPLNLRLSDTDENLLNNRFSEDNLKYSKPSEPIIDIQKGFKNPIAAMLNVRMLFSCLTDADFLDTEAHFKADKEGKKCRNPGPELKAKESLNALELFMDTKIRGINEADKTVLNARNALWEMATFSATAKSGLFTFTAPTGSGKTLAMLKFALEHASNNTHIKRIILAVPYLSIIEQTAAIYRAVFQLFPEHYVLEHHSLAGLGSEEAKGDAEFAAERARRLLSENWDAPIIITTNVQLLESLFSNRPSACRKLHNLMESVIMFDEAQTLPQSLTVPTLAALSHLSKTYRTTVLFATATQPAFDTLNQAVQSYVPSGWQPTETVPDYPRLYKMLRRHNIHWPSKDEVTEWPKLAEELRNEKQVLCVVNLKSHAATLLDEMKDDEAIIHLSTNLCAYHRQAVLDDVHNKLRQGRPCRLISTQCVEAGVDIDFPVVYRAIAPLDSIAQAAGRCNREGKLTDKAGKRIFGEVRVFEPDIEGDYRRRYPTRAYFQAAEVTRTMLTLSGKDGIDLNDPAVFRDYYHRLYDLSKPETQSKELLEAMTAVDFARVAKEYRLIDQSAIQVLVPYEKKFDQFNDLQRRQDKQGINAQWMRQAQGLTVSVFRPEQGHAAWEVLIPAKLRYGKGSSDEWYILEDPDRKFYDEILGLRLPQSQQIMIA, encoded by the coding sequence ATGACGGAACGTTTCTACGCACATAGTGCAAATACGGAAGGAATAAAGCACCCGTTGGCAGATCATTTGTCTGAAGTTTCTGAAAAAGCCAAAAATTTTTGTGGTGACGTACCTTGGATTGACGAGGCAGTGCTTGCCGGACAATTGCATGATATAGGAAAGTATGCAGATCTTTTCCAAGCTCGCTTGCGTGGTGAGGTAAGCGGCTTAGATCACTGGTCATTAGGAGCTTGGATTGCACTTAAACAGCATGCCGTCGCAGCAGCTTTGGCTATTCAGGGGCATCATGTGGGATTACAGCAAGGAGGAAAGAGCGCGCTCAGTGCTTTAAACCCGGAAACGCTTGACAAGCATCATCCCCTCAATCTGAGACTTAGCGATACGGATGAAAATCTCCTGAATAATAGATTTTCAGAAGATAATCTAAAGTATTCAAAACCTTCGGAACCCATCATTGATATTCAAAAGGGATTTAAAAATCCGATCGCTGCCATGCTTAATGTAAGAATGCTCTTCTCTTGTTTAACGGATGCCGATTTCCTGGATACGGAAGCCCATTTTAAAGCGGATAAAGAGGGGAAAAAATGTCGCAACCCTGGTCCTGAACTTAAAGCCAAGGAATCACTTAATGCCTTGGAGCTATTCATGGATACTAAAATTCGTGGAATCAATGAGGCTGATAAAACCGTGCTTAATGCCAGAAACGCCCTTTGGGAAATGGCCACTTTCTCTGCAACTGCGAAGTCCGGACTCTTCACGTTTACCGCGCCAACCGGCAGCGGCAAGACTTTAGCCATGCTTAAATTTGCGTTAGAGCACGCATCTAATAATACTCACATAAAGAGAATCATCCTTGCTGTACCTTATTTGTCAATCATCGAACAGACAGCGGCAATCTACCGGGCCGTGTTCCAGCTATTCCCTGAACACTACGTTCTAGAGCATCATAGCCTTGCCGGCCTGGGCAGTGAAGAGGCGAAAGGTGACGCGGAGTTTGCCGCCGAACGAGCTCGTCGGCTTCTCTCGGAGAATTGGGATGCTCCGATTATCATCACCACCAATGTGCAACTACTCGAATCGCTTTTTTCCAATCGGCCGTCAGCTTGCCGTAAACTTCATAATCTTATGGAATCGGTCATTATGTTTGATGAGGCGCAGACATTGCCACAATCATTGACTGTGCCGACACTTGCAGCCTTGTCGCATCTGTCCAAAACATACCGGACCACCGTTCTTTTTGCTACCGCAACCCAACCGGCATTCGACACCTTGAATCAAGCGGTACAGTCCTACGTTCCCAGTGGATGGCAACCAACAGAGACAGTTCCGGATTACCCGCGCCTCTATAAAATGCTCAGGCGGCATAATATCCATTGGCCGAGTAAAGATGAAGTTACTGAATGGCCCAAGCTGGCGGAGGAACTTCGGAACGAGAAACAAGTGCTTTGTGTCGTAAATCTCAAGAGCCATGCGGCAACGCTCCTTGACGAAATGAAGGATGATGAAGCGATCATTCATCTTTCAACCAATCTCTGTGCCTATCACCGCCAAGCCGTTCTGGACGATGTTCACAACAAATTGAGGCAAGGCAGACCTTGTCGATTGATTTCAACCCAGTGCGTCGAAGCCGGAGTAGATATTGATTTTCCCGTTGTCTATCGCGCAATCGCACCCTTGGATTCCATTGCTCAGGCCGCCGGTCGCTGCAACAGGGAAGGGAAACTTACGGACAAAGCAGGCAAGCGGATATTTGGGGAAGTAAGAGTATTCGAGCCGGATATCGAAGGAGACTATCGGAGGCGTTATCCGACACGAGCCTATTTTCAGGCAGCAGAGGTAACCCGTACAATGCTGACCCTGTCTGGTAAGGACGGTATTGATTTAAACGACCCTGCGGTGTTTCGCGACTACTATCACCGGCTGTATGATCTGAGCAAACCTGAGACCCAAAGTAAAGAGCTCTTAGAGGCGATGACTGCCGTCGACTTCGCTCGTGTCGCTAAGGAATATCGGTTGATAGACCAGTCAGCCATTCAGGTGCTGGTTCCCTACGAAAAGAAATTTGATCAGTTCAATGATTTACAGAGAAGACAGGACAAACAAGGGATAAACGCTCAATGGATGCGGCAAGCGCAAGGTCTTACTGTCAGCGTCTTCCGGCCTGAGCAAGGTCACGCTGCCTGGGAAGTGTTAATTCCAGCCAAGCTTCGCTATGGCAAGGGAAGTTCTGACGAGTGGTACATATTGGAAGACCCCGACCGCAAATTTTATGATGAAATTTTGGGACTGCGCCTGCCGCAATCACAACAAATTATGATTGCATAA
- a CDS encoding Bro-N domain-containing protein translates to METKLAVFHSAEVRKVVHNNEWWFSVVDVCALLTGSADPGAYWRKLKQRLKTEGSGVVAFCHGLKLTAPDGKQRETDCANTEGLFRIIQSLPSPKAEPFKRWLAKVGYDRVQEIADPELSTKRTKALYQAKGYSDDWIGKRMRGIAIRDELTGEWKKRQVGQKKEHAILTAEITRATFGLTPSEYKDLKGLQRENLRDHMNDLELIFSMLGEAATTEITKAQDAEGFTENRAAARKGGRIAGDAREGLEKETKKMVVSKENYLAVPEKRKRLEKK, encoded by the coding sequence ATGGAAACAAAACTGGCAGTTTTTCATAGCGCCGAAGTCAGAAAAGTAGTTCATAACAACGAATGGTGGTTTTCTGTTGTTGATGTATGCGCCTTACTGACGGGGAGCGCCGATCCCGGCGCCTACTGGAGAAAATTGAAGCAAAGGCTCAAGACGGAGGGAAGCGGGGTGGTGGCATTTTGTCACGGGTTGAAATTGACCGCGCCGGACGGAAAACAGCGCGAAACGGATTGCGCCAACACCGAAGGGCTTTTCCGTATCATCCAGTCGCTTCCGTCGCCCAAGGCTGAACCCTTCAAACGCTGGCTGGCAAAGGTCGGCTATGACCGCGTACAGGAAATCGCAGACCCAGAGCTATCCACGAAACGGACAAAAGCCCTCTACCAGGCCAAGGGATATTCCGACGACTGGATTGGAAAGCGGATGCGCGGCATTGCCATCCGGGACGAGCTGACTGGCGAATGGAAGAAACGGCAGGTCGGCCAGAAAAAAGAACACGCTATTCTGACGGCCGAAATTACCAGAGCCACCTTCGGCCTTACCCCGTCTGAGTATAAGGATTTGAAGGGGCTGCAACGCGAAAATCTGCGGGATCACATGAACGATCTGGAACTGATCTTTTCGATGCTGGGCGAGGCTGCCACAACAGAGATCACCAAAGCGCAAGACGCCGAGGGTTTTACGGAAAACCGCGCCGCCGCCAGAAAAGGCGGACGGATTGCCGGGGATGCCCGCGAAGGACTGGAAAAAGAGACGAAGAAAATGGTTGTCTCAAAAGAAAACTATCTGGCTGTGCCGGAAAAGCGAAAGCGGTTGGAAAAAAAATGA
- a CDS encoding virulence RhuM family protein has protein sequence MICSNKNYLGKEELDHLNRIVSMYLDFAELQAVRNKPMFMKDWIEKLNAFLQFSEYEILLDAGKVSHEVARSLALKEYSEFKRKQDQLYESDFDKIIKNLNKPQEVI, from the coding sequence ATGATTTGCTCGAACAAAAACTACCTGGGAAAAGAGGAACTGGATCATCTGAACCGAATCGTGAGCATGTACCTGGATTTTGCGGAACTGCAGGCGGTGCGGAATAAACCTATGTTCATGAAAGACTGGATAGAAAAACTCAATGCATTCTTGCAGTTCTCCGAGTACGAGATTCTTCTTGACGCAGGAAAAGTAAGCCATGAAGTCGCCCGGAGTCTTGCCCTCAAGGAGTATTCAGAGTTTAAACGAAAACAAGATCAGCTATATGAATCAGATTTTGACAAGATCATAAAAAATCTGAATAAACCACAGGAAGTCATCTGA